One genomic segment of Thermovibrio guaymasensis includes these proteins:
- a CDS encoding acetate uptake transporter: protein MELKIANPAPLGLFGFGITTVLLNLHNAGIINLGTMILAMGIFYGGLAQIIAGIMDFKKNNTFGALAFTSYGLFWESLVFLLLMSKWGWWAPQDKLGIVFYLLMWGIFTFLLWIVLYKTKHGADIQFVFITLWILFFLLAFGDFTGSTAIKTVAGWEGILCGASAMYVAFKTLLTESMAQA, encoded by the coding sequence ATGGAACTGAAGATTGCTAACCCTGCACCGCTTGGACTTTTCGGCTTTGGTATTACGACGGTTCTTTTAAACCTACACAACGCCGGTATTATTAACCTCGGAACTATGATTTTAGCTATGGGAATCTTCTACGGCGGACTTGCTCAGATAATTGCCGGAATTATGGATTTTAAGAAGAACAATACTTTTGGAGCTCTTGCATTTACGTCTTACGGCCTCTTTTGGGAGAGTTTAGTTTTCCTCCTGTTAATGAGTAAGTGGGGATGGTGGGCTCCTCAGGATAAGCTTGGAATTGTCTTCTACCTTCTAATGTGGGGAATCTTTACGTTTCTCCTCTGGATTGTCCTTTATAAAACAAAGCATGGAGCTGATATTCAGTTTGTCTTTATAACACTTTGGATTCTCTTCTTCCTTCTTGCATTTGGAGACTTTACCGGAAGTACCGCTATAAAAACAGTTGCAGGGTGGGAAGGAATACTCTGCGGTGCTTCTGCAATGTACGTTGCCTTTAAAACTCTTTTAACTGAGTCTATGGCTCAGGCTTAA